ACGGGCGCTATACCCAGCAGCTGGCAGCCGGCAAAAAAGTCTTGCACCTGCAAAAGCTGCTGCGCCTGCTGCGCGTCGGCCTCTTGCGCGAACAGTGCCACGATGCGGCTGCGCTGCCAGCCGTCCTTGGGCGGGGGCATTCCGGGCTCGCCAAACAGCGCCTGTTCGGCGTCGGTGTGGGCGTCGGCGTCTTCCACCGAGACGCTGAGCGCATCGAGCGCATCGAGCGCATCGCTCAGGTCTTCGACCTTGTCCTCGGGGCACAACAGGCTCAGTTCAAACATGGGAAATCCTTACAAAACAAAAGGCTGGCCTGTGCGCGCGCACAGGCCAGCCGGGCAATCCAGAGGGGGCGACGGTCAGCGCTTGTGCTGCTCCAGCCATTGCTCCAGGTAGTGGATGTTGGTGCCGCCATCGACGAACTTGGCGTCCACCATCAGCTCCTGGTGCAACGGCACGTTGGTCTTGATGCCCTCGATCACCGCCTCCGACAGGGCCGTGCGCATCCGCGCCAGCGCCTGCTCGCGCGTGTCGCCGTGCACGATCAGCTTGCCGATCATGGAGTCGTAGTTCGGCGGCACGAAATAGTTGGCGTAGACATGCGAATCAACGCGCACGCCCGGCCCGCCCGGCATGTGCCAGACGTTGACCCGCCCCGGCGAGGGCGTGAATTTGTACGGGTCTTCGGCGTTGATGCGGCATTCAATGGCGTGCCCGCGCAGCACCACCTGGCGCTGGGTGAAGGGCAGCTTCTCGCCGGCGGCAACCATGATCTGCGTCTTGACGATGTCGATGCCGGTGATTTGCTCCGTCACCGGGTGCTCGACCTGCACGCGGGTGTTCATCTCAATGAAGTAGAACTCGCCGTTTTCGTACAGAAATTCGAAGGTGCCCGCGCCCCGGTAGCCGATCTTTTTGCAGGCGGCCACGCAGCGCTCGCCAATGCGCTCGATCAGGCGGCGCGGAATGCCCGGCGCCGGCGCTTCCTCGATGATTTTCTGGTGGCGCCGCTGCATGGAGCAATCGCGTTCGCCCAGATAGACGGCGTTCTTGTGCTTGTCGGCCAATACCTGGATTTCGATGTGGCGCGGGTTCTGCAGGTACTTTTCCATGTACACCGCCGGGTTGCCAAAGGCCACGCCGGCCTCGGCCTTGGTCATCTGCACGGCATTGACCAGCGCTGCCTCGGTGTGCACCACGCGCATACCGCGCCCACCGCCACCGCCAGCGGCCTTGATGATGACGGGGTAGCCAATGGCTTTGGCGATGCGGCGGATCTGCACCGGATCGTCGGGCAGCTCACCGTCCGAGCCCGGCACGCAGGGCACGCCGGCCTTGATCATGGCCTGCTTGGCCGAGACCTTGTCGCCCATCATGCGGATGGATTCGGGCGTCGGGCCAATGAACTGGAAACCGCTTTTTTCCACGCGCTCGGCAAAGTCGGCGTTCTCCGACAGAAAGCCGTAGCCGGGATGGATGGCCTCGGCGTCGGTCACCTCGGCAGCCGAGATGATGGCCGGCATGTTGAGGTAGGACAGCGGCGAAGGCGCGGGGCCGATGCACACCGCCTCTTCAGCGAGTTTGACGTATTTGGCGTCGCGGTCGGCCTCGGAATAGACCATCACCGCCTTGATGCCCAACTCGCGGCAGGCGCGCTGCACCCGCAGCGCGATCTCCCCACGGTTGGCGACCAGAATTTTTTTAAACATAGGCTACCTCGCCGTTCATCATTCGATGATGAACAGGGGCTGACCGTATTCCACCGCCTGGCCGTTGTCCCCGAGGATGCGGGTCACGGTGCCGGACTTGTCGGCCTCGATCTCGTTGAGAATCTTCATGGCCTCGATGATGCAGATGGTGTCGCCTTCCTTGACCTGGCTGCCGACATCAACAAAAGGCTTGGCGCCCGGACTGGCAGCGCGGTAGAACGTGCCCACCATGGGCGACTTGACGACGTGGCCGCTGTGCTCGGCTGCTGCCGGCGCTGGCAGGCCAGGGGCCGCAACGGCTGCAGCCGGGGCCGCAGCAGCAGCGACCGGGGCCGCTACAGGGGCCGCAACAAACTGCTGCACCACTGCCCCTCCGCCCTTGACGATGCGCACCTTGCCTTCGGCTTCGGTGATTTCCAGCTCCGAAACGTTCGATTCGGACACCAGATCGATCAGGGTCTTGAGTTTTCGCAAATCCATAGCAGCTCCAACGGCTCAAACAAAACAGGGCGCGAATGTACTCCAATTTCGCCCTACTTCGTTCTTTACTACGTATTTTTCACCATCGTCAGAATGGCGACAGGTTTACAACCCACTCAGGCCGCCACCCAGCGCTGCAGGTCTTCGGGTTTGACCTGACCGATTTTACGGTGGCGAATATGACCGTCCGCCCCCAGCACCACAGTGAACGGCAAGCCCCCCTGCAAATTACCCAGACTGCGCCCGAGCTGCGCCCCCCCGGGGCCACCCAGGGCAATGGGAAAGTCCAGCGGCTGGCGCTGCAGGAATTTTTGCACCGCCGCCGCCTGATCGAGCGCCAAACCCAGCACCTGCCAGCCCTGGGCCCGGCGCTCGGCGTAAAAGCGATTGAGCAGGGGCAGCTCCTCGATGCAGGGCGGGCACCAGGTGGCCCAGAAGTTGAGCAGCAGCGGCTGGCCACGCAGCCCGGCCATGGCCAGCGGCGCGCCATTGGGCTGCGCAAAAGTCTGCGCCCACAGCAGCTCCTGCGGGCGCTCCCCGCCCTGCCCTGGCGCCCAGCGCCACCAGGCGCCAGCGCCCACTGCTGCCGCAGCCAGGGCAGCGCCGCCGGCGAGCCAGCGCCGGCGCACAGAGAAAGAAGGAGAAGGAGAAGGAGAAGGAGAAGGAGAAGCGGGCATGGTGGTACTCATGGATTGCGATTGTCGGCCAGCAGCTGGCGCAGCGCCGCTGCATCGCCGCGCGGCGCACGCCCCCGGCTGTCCGGGCGCAGCGCGCCGCGCACGTCGTCAAGGTCATAAATGAGCAGATGCACCCCTACCAGCGTACGCAGCTCGGGGCAGGGAGCGCCCAGGGTCAGGGCCTCCACCGGCTCCCCATGAAAGCCCTTGACCGTGCTCGGCTCGTAGTCCACATGGTGGTCGATGAGGGCAATTTCCGCCGACTTGCAGTCATCGCAGAACAATTGCAGGTAAATATCAGACAGCCGCGTTGCCGTGCCGTACCACACCGCCCCCGTCAGATGTGGCCGAAACGCCGCCAGCCGCTCCATCCAGACCAGGGCCAGGCGGCGCAGCGCCAGCAGCTCGCCGGGCTGGGTATCGGCGCAGAACAGGGCGATGTAGGCGCGCACCGCGTCCTCGACCTCGTCGTTGCTGGGCAGGGCACTGCGCGCGGGCAGCCCCAGGTCGCGCACGGCGCGGCGCTTGGCGCCGCCCCAATCGAGGCCCTCCTCCACCACCAGGCGGGCGGCGGCTTGGGCAATTTCAGCAGTATCGTGGTTCATAAGCCCCCCAGCGTGGCAGTCACAGCGGCCATTGTCGCCCGTTTCACAGCGCCCCGGGGAGGGTTGAGTACTATCAAAACAATAGCTGCTCACGCTGATCTGGCTTGCCTTGGAGGCCTGTTGGACTCAGAACGTAGAATCGGCGCCCATGCATATACATATCCTGGGCATTTGCGGCACCTTCATGGGCGGTCTGGCAGCGCTGGCGCGCGAGGCAGGCCACAAGGTCACGGGCTGCGACAGCGGCGTCTATCCCCCCATGAGCGAGCAGCTGCGCGCGCTCGGCATCGAGCTGATCGAGGGCTACGGCGCCGAGCAGCTGGCGCTCAGGCCCGACCTGTTCGTCGTCGGCAACGTCGTCAGCCGCGCGCGCCTGGCCGACGGCAGCGCCAAATTCCCGCTCATGGAAGCCATTTTGGACGCCGGCCTGCCCTACACCAGCGGCCCGCAGTGGCTGGCCGAGCATGTGCTCGCCGGGCGCCACGTGCTGGCCGTGGCCGGCACCCACGGCAAGACGACGACCACCTCGATGCTGGCCTGGATTCTGGACTGCGCCGGCCTGACGCCGGGCTTTTTAGTGGGCGGCGTGCCGCTCGATTTTGGCGTCTCTGCGCGCCTGGGGCAGCAGGCAGACGGGCAAGCGCGGCCGCTGTTCGTGATCGAGGCCGACGAGTACGACACCGCGTTTTTCGACAAGCGCAGCAAGTTCGTGCACTACCGCCCGCGCACCGCCGTGCTCAACAACCTCGAATTCGACCACGCCGACATTTTTGACGACCTGACCGCCATCGAGCGCCAGTTCCACCACCTGCTGCGCACCGTACCGCCCAGCGGCTGCGTCGTTGCCAACGGCCTGGAAGAAAGCCTCACACGCGTGCTGCACCAGGGCTGCTGGAGCGACTGCCGCAGCTTTGGCGCCACCGACAGCGACTGGTCGGCCGATGGCCCGCCCGAGGACTTTGCCGTGCTCCAGCGCGGCCAGCCGGTGGCGCGGGTGCAGTGGGCGCTCTCGGGCCGGCACAACCAGCTCAATGCCCTGGCGGCCATCGCCGCCGCCGCGCACGTGGGCGTGGCGCCCGCAGTGGCCGCGCAGGCACTGGCGCGCTTTCACAACGTCAAGCGCCGCATGGAGCTGCGCGGCAGCGCCGCCGGCGTGGCGGTGTACGACGATTTTGCCCACCACCCGACGGCGATACGCACCACCATCGACGGCCTGCGCCGGCGCCTGCCGCCGGGCCAGCGCATCCTGGCGGTGTTCGAGCCACGCAGCAACACCATGAAGCTCGGCAGCATGAAGGCGCAGCTGCCCTGGGCGCTGGAGCAGGCCGACCTGGCGTTTTGCCACACCGCCGACCTCGACTGGGACGCCAGCGCCGCCCTCGCCCCGTTGGGAGCGAAGGCACACACCGCCGCCGACATCGCCACCCTGGTGGCCCAGGTGCGCGCCGCCGCCCGCCCTGGCGACCAGGTGCTGTGCATGAGCAACGGCGGCTTTGGCGGCGTGCACAGCCTGCTGCTGCAGGCGCTGCAGCCGCAGGACTAGAACGTCACCGCCATCGCCGGCACGTCGATACGCACCAGGGGCCGCGCCAGCACGGCGCTGGCGGCCTGGGCGAAGGTTTGCGCCCACTGCGCATCGGCCCAATGGGCGACGCTGGCGGCCTGGGCCACGACCAGCACCTTGTCGGCCAGCAGCACCTTGCCGCTGGCGCGCAGGGGTTCGCAGTCGAGCTGCGTGAACTGCACATCGAGCCACTGGCGCGCTGCCTCGTTGGCCAAGGGCGCGCTGGCGTCGAGGTCAAACCGCATTTCCTGCTGGGGCGATAAAACCACCCGTACTTCGCTGTGCATGGCGTGCTTTCCTTGCAAAAAGAGGACAGCTTAGCAGCGCTGGCGGCGTGCCTGCACGGCTTCGGACAGCTCCTGCAGCAGCGCCGCCGAGTCGTCCCAGGACAGGCAGGCATCGGTGATGCTTTGGCCATACTCCAGCGCCTGCGGATCGTCCTTGCCGGGGGTGAACTTTTGCGCCCCGGCCACCAGGTGGCTCTCGACCATGACGCCAAAGACGCTGCGCGAGCCGGCGGCGATCTGCGCGCCGATGTCGCGCGCAACATCAACCTGGCGCTGGTGCTGCTTGGCACTGTTGGCGTGGCTGCAGTCCACCATCAAGGTCGGTGGCAGGCCAGCCGCTTGCAGGCTTTCGCAGGCAGTGGCGACGCTGGCGGCGTCGTAGTTGGGCGCCTTGCCGCCGCGCAGGATGACGTGGCAGTCCTGGTTGCCGTTGGTGCGCACGATGGCCACCTGGCCGTTCTTGTGCACCGACAGGAAGTGGTGGCCCCGGCCAGCGGACTGGATGGCGTCGGTGGCGATGCGGATGTTGCCGTCGGTACCGTTCTTGAAGCCGATCGGCGCCGACAGGCCGCTGGCGAGCTCGCGGTGCACCTGGCTTTCGGTGGTGCGCGCGCCAATCGCACCCCAGCTGATGAGGTCACCGATGTACTGAGGGCTGATGACGTCGAGGAACTCGCTCGCCGCCGGCACGCCCAGGCGGTTGATATCGATGAGCAGCTGGCGCGCGATGCGCAGGCCCTCGTCGATGCGGTAGCTCTCGTCGAGGTAGGGGTCGTTGATGAGGCCCTTCCAGCCGACGGTGGTGCGCGGCTTCTCGAAGTACACGCGCATCACCACTTCCAGCGTGCCTTGGTATTTTGCGCGCAGCGCCTGCAGGCGGCGGGCGTAGTCGAGCGCGGCGACCGGGTTGTGGATGGAGCAAGGGCCAATGATGACCAGCAGGCGGTCGTCGCTGCCAGCCATGATGTTGCGGATGTTCTGGCGCGTCTGGCTGATGAGGGTTTCAACCCCCGTGCCACGGATGGGGAAGAAGCGGATCAAATGTTCGGGAGGGGGTAGCACGGTGATGTCCTGGATGCGTTCGTCGTCGGTCTGGCTGGTTTTGTCGACGGCGCGATACCAGGCGTCGCTGGCGGGGGTGGCTTGAGCGGTCATGGGCTAGTCTCTCGAACAGTGGATAACAAAGGGTGAAAAACAAAAAAACCGCCGGGCTGGAACAGCTGCGGCGGTTTTTTTGTGAGTGGGTTTAGGTGCTTGCGCGCGTTCCTCTCATCCGCCTAGGACAGAGAACCAAAAGTAGAAGTAAAAAACGTTACGCAAACACATGGGTTTCAATGTAGCACGTCTTGCCGCAGCGCAACAAAACCACGTTGCGCTCGGGCAACGTAGCTGCCCAACGGCGGCTTCAAAGCCACCGGCGCCACCAGGGCTTGAGCGGTGCAGGCGCTGCGGCCTCGCTGTGCAGTGTGTCGCCCTGCTCGTACATATCGACCAACAGCATGGCCTCGCCCAAGGTGCGCCAGGCGCGCTGCTCGAACTGCTGGAACAAGCGCGCCTCCTGCAGCTCATGCTGCGCCAGCGCCTGCAGCCAGGCATCGAGCGCCTGGCGCAGCGTGTGCAGAGCGCGCTGGTAGGCATCCATCTCGTAGAGCGCGTGCCAGGCGGCGCCCAGGCCCGTGAGGTAGTACTGGTGCGCGCGCATTTGCTGCGCCAGCGCCTGGGCCTGCTGCTGCAGGCCGGGGGCGGGGGCGCGGCTGCGCCGGGCGGCGACCAGGACCTCGATTTGCTGCGACAACTCCCCCAGGTGCTCACGCAGCTCGCGCGAATCCTCGTCGGCCAGCCCCTGGCGCAAAAAATGGCTGATGGCCTGAAACGATTGACCCAGCAGACTGGAGGTGCGCTGGGTGGGCATGATCGCAGCCTTCAGGCGGTGCCGCCGACGGTCAGGCCGTCGATGCGCAGCGTCGGCTGGCCCACGCCCACGGGCACGCTCTGCCCCTCTTTGCCGCAGGTGCCAACGCCGCTGTCGAGCGCCATGTCGTTGCCGATCATGCGCACTTTTTTCAGCGACTCGGGGCCGCTGCCGACGATGGTGGCACCCTTGACGGGGTACAGAATCTTGCCGTTTTCCACCCAGTACGCCTGGCTGGCCGAGAACACGAACTTGCCGCTGGTGATATCGACCTGGCCGCCGCCGAAGTTGGTGGCGTACAGGCCGCGCTTGATGCTGGCAACGATCTCCTGCGGGTCTTTGTCGCCGCCGAGCATGTAGGTGTTGGTCATGCGCGGCATGGGGATGTGGGCATAGCTCTCGCGCCGGCCATTGCCGGTGGCGGCCACGCCCATCAGGCGGGCGTTGAGTGCATCCTGCATATAGCCCTTCAAGATGCCGTCCTCGATGAGCACGTTGCACTGGCTGGCGTGGCCTTCGTCATCAACGTTGAGCGAGCCGCGCCGGTCGGGCAAGGTGCCGTCGTCGAGCACCGTCACGCCCTTGGCCGCCACGCGCTGGCCGATGCGGCCACTGAAGGCGCTTGAACCCTTGCGGTTGAAGTCGCCCTCCAGGCCGTGGCCGATGGCCTCGTGCAGCAGCACGCCGGGCCAGCCCGGGCCCAGCACCACGGTCATCTCGCCGGCGGGCGCGGGCCGTGCCTCCAGGTTGACGAGCGCGGCCTGCACCGCCTCTTGGACGTACTGGTCGATCTGCGCATCGTCGAAATAGCCCAGGCCGCAGCGCCCGCCGCCGCCGGCCGAGCCCACTTCGCGGCGCTGGCCCTGCTGCGCGATCACGGTCAGCGACAGGCGCACCAGCGGCCGCACGTCAGCGGCCAGGGTGCCGTCGGCGCGCGCTACCAGCACCACGTCGTACTCGCTGGCCAGACCAGCCATGACCTGCACGATGCGCCCATCCTTGGCGCGCGCGCGCTGCTCGATTTTTTCCAACAGCTGCACCTTGGCGGTGCTGTCGAGGCTGGCAATCGGGTCCAGGCCGGGGTACAGACTGCGGCTTTTTGCTATTTTTTTAGGAGCTACTCGCGCTTTACCTGCGCCCGTTGCAGCCGAAATGGCCCGCACCGTATGGGCCGCATCAAGGAGCGAGGCGAGAGAGATGTCGTCGGAATAGGCAAAGGCGGTTTTCTCGCCGCTGACGGCGCGCACGCCCACGCCCTGGTCGATGGAGAAGGAGCCTGTCTTGACGATGCCCTCCTCCAGGCTCCAGCCCTCGCTACGGGTGTACTGGAAATACAGGTCGGCATCGTCCACCTGGTGCGCACGGATGGCGGCCAGCGCCTGCCCAAGGTGAGATTCATCCAGGCCAAAGGGCTGCAGCAGCAGGGCACGCGCCGTCGCCAGGCGCTCAAGGGTGGGTTCGCGGGAGATCATCGGGCGATTGTAGAAGTCAAAGCCGGGGCTGTGCTGCGGCCAAACGCCGTGCGCGCTCGATCGACAGCAGCACGCCCAGCGCCATCCCCAACGTCACCATGGCCGTGCCGCCATAGCTGACAAAAGGCAGCGGCACCCCCACCACCGGCAAGATGCCGCTGACCATGCCCATATTGACGAACGCATAGGTGAAAAAAATCATCGCTACAGCGCCGGCCATCAAACGACCAAACAAGGTTGTCGCTCCCATAGCGATTGCCAAAATACGCCAGACCAACAGCAAAAATCCCGTGATAAGCAGCAGGTTGCCGACCAAACCGAATTCTTCTGAAAAGGCTGCAAAAATGAAGTCGGTCGTGCGCTCGGGGATAAATTCCAGGTGCGTTTGCGTACCCGACATAAACCCCTTGCCCCAGATCCCGCCCGAGCCGATGGCGATCATGCCCTGGATGATGTGAAAACCCTTGCCCAGCGGATCACGCGTGGGATTGAGCAAGGTGCAGATGCGCTGCTGTTGGTAGTCGTGCAACACCGGCCA
This DNA window, taken from Acidovorax sp. HDW3, encodes the following:
- the accC gene encoding acetyl-CoA carboxylase biotin carboxylase subunit — protein: MFKKILVANRGEIALRVQRACRELGIKAVMVYSEADRDAKYVKLAEEAVCIGPAPSPLSYLNMPAIISAAEVTDAEAIHPGYGFLSENADFAERVEKSGFQFIGPTPESIRMMGDKVSAKQAMIKAGVPCVPGSDGELPDDPVQIRRIAKAIGYPVIIKAAGGGGGRGMRVVHTEAALVNAVQMTKAEAGVAFGNPAVYMEKYLQNPRHIEIQVLADKHKNAVYLGERDCSMQRRHQKIIEEAPAPGIPRRLIERIGERCVAACKKIGYRGAGTFEFLYENGEFYFIEMNTRVQVEHPVTEQITGIDIVKTQIMVAAGEKLPFTQRQVVLRGHAIECRINAEDPYKFTPSPGRVNVWHMPGGPGVRVDSHVYANYFVPPNYDSMIGKLIVHGDTREQALARMRTALSEAVIEGIKTNVPLHQELMVDAKFVDGGTNIHYLEQWLEQHKR
- a CDS encoding TlpA disulfide reductase family protein, with the protein product MSTTMPASPSPSPSPSPSFSVRRRWLAGGAALAAAAVGAGAWWRWAPGQGGERPQELLWAQTFAQPNGAPLAMAGLRGQPLLLNFWATWCPPCIEELPLLNRFYAERRAQGWQVLGLALDQAAAVQKFLQRQPLDFPIALGGPGGAQLGRSLGNLQGGLPFTVVLGADGHIRHRKIGQVKPEDLQRWVAA
- the tldD gene encoding metalloprotease TldD; its protein translation is MISREPTLERLATARALLLQPFGLDESHLGQALAAIRAHQVDDADLYFQYTRSEGWSLEEGIVKTGSFSIDQGVGVRAVSGEKTAFAYSDDISLASLLDAAHTVRAISAATGAGKARVAPKKIAKSRSLYPGLDPIASLDSTAKVQLLEKIEQRARAKDGRIVQVMAGLASEYDVVLVARADGTLAADVRPLVRLSLTVIAQQGQRREVGSAGGGGRCGLGYFDDAQIDQYVQEAVQAALVNLEARPAPAGEMTVVLGPGWPGVLLHEAIGHGLEGDFNRKGSSAFSGRIGQRVAAKGVTVLDDGTLPDRRGSLNVDDEGHASQCNVLIEDGILKGYMQDALNARLMGVAATGNGRRESYAHIPMPRMTNTYMLGGDKDPQEIVASIKRGLYATNFGGGQVDITSGKFVFSASQAYWVENGKILYPVKGATIVGSGPESLKKVRMIGNDMALDSGVGTCGKEGQSVPVGVGQPTLRIDGLTVGGTA
- the accB gene encoding acetyl-CoA carboxylase biotin carboxyl carrier protein gives rise to the protein MDLRKLKTLIDLVSESNVSELEITEAEGKVRIVKGGGAVVQQFVAAPVAAPVAAAAAPAAAVAAPGLPAPAAAEHSGHVVKSPMVGTFYRAASPGAKPFVDVGSQVKEGDTICIIEAMKILNEIEADKSGTVTRILGDNGQAVEYGQPLFIIE
- a CDS encoding 3-deoxy-7-phosphoheptulonate synthase; protein product: MTAQATPASDAWYRAVDKTSQTDDERIQDITVLPPPEHLIRFFPIRGTGVETLISQTRQNIRNIMAGSDDRLLVIIGPCSIHNPVAALDYARRLQALRAKYQGTLEVVMRVYFEKPRTTVGWKGLINDPYLDESYRIDEGLRIARQLLIDINRLGVPAASEFLDVISPQYIGDLISWGAIGARTTESQVHRELASGLSAPIGFKNGTDGNIRIATDAIQSAGRGHHFLSVHKNGQVAIVRTNGNQDCHVILRGGKAPNYDAASVATACESLQAAGLPPTLMVDCSHANSAKQHQRQVDVARDIGAQIAAGSRSVFGVMVESHLVAGAQKFTPGKDDPQALEYGQSITDACLSWDDSAALLQELSEAVQARRQRC
- the mpl gene encoding UDP-N-acetylmuramate:L-alanyl-gamma-D-glutamyl-meso-diaminopimelate ligase, with product MHIHILGICGTFMGGLAALAREAGHKVTGCDSGVYPPMSEQLRALGIELIEGYGAEQLALRPDLFVVGNVVSRARLADGSAKFPLMEAILDAGLPYTSGPQWLAEHVLAGRHVLAVAGTHGKTTTTSMLAWILDCAGLTPGFLVGGVPLDFGVSARLGQQADGQARPLFVIEADEYDTAFFDKRSKFVHYRPRTAVLNNLEFDHADIFDDLTAIERQFHHLLRTVPPSGCVVANGLEESLTRVLHQGCWSDCRSFGATDSDWSADGPPEDFAVLQRGQPVARVQWALSGRHNQLNALAAIAAAAHVGVAPAVAAQALARFHNVKRRMELRGSAAGVAVYDDFAHHPTAIRTTIDGLRRRLPPGQRILAVFEPRSNTMKLGSMKAQLPWALEQADLAFCHTADLDWDASAALAPLGAKAHTAADIATLVAQVRAAARPGDQVLCMSNGGFGGVHSLLLQALQPQD